From the Endozoicomonas sp. Mp262 genome, the window ATATTGCCGAGCAGTTTCACTCTGTCTCCAGGCAGCGTGAAGAAAATTTCTGTGTCCCTGATCATCTTGATGAATTACTGGCGCGTCTCAAACATCAGGGTTTCTCTAATGACCAGATTGTTGAAAGTATTGCCAATCTTGATATCGAGGTGGTGCTAACAGCCCATCCTACAGAAGTAACCCGTCGTACGGTGATTCAAAAATACGAACAGATCTTCAAGTGCCTGAAGTCTCTGGAAAGTGATGACCTGAGTGAACGGGAGCGAAGCCGCCTGCAAAATCGTATGCAGCAGCTCATTAGCCAGGCCTGGCATACCTTTGAATTTCGCTCTGAACGACCCACACCCGTGGATGAGGCCAAGGGTGGGTTTGCCACCATTGAGCACTCATTATGGGAAGCGGTGCCGCGTTATGTGCGCGGTATTGATGAACGTCTCAGGGAGCATACCGGGCAGCCATTGCCCATTGATGCTGTACCTATCCGTTTCTCGTCATGGATGGGAGGGGATCGGGACGGCAACCCCTTTGTAACGGCAAAAGTGACCAGGGAAGTGTTACTGCTGAGTCGCTGGATGGCGGCAGATATGTACCTGCGCGACCTGAAACCATTAATTGGCGAGTTATCCATGAACCAGTGCAGTGATGCGCTGCGTGCGGAAGTGGGCGACTGTCGTGAGCCTTACCGGGTTATCCTTAAGAAGCTGCGGGCACGATTGCGTCAGACGCAAAGTTGGTGTGAACAGAAACTGGAGGGTGATTCCGTTCTGGGTATTTTGCAGAATACCGAGGCGTTATTGAAACCCCTAAGGCTTTGTTATGACTCTTTGCATGAATGTGGTTTAGGAATCATTGCGGACGGCCCCCTGCTGGATATGCTCAGGCGAGCCCACTGTTTCGGTCTGACCCTGATCAAGCTGGATATTCGCCAGGAGTCTGAACGCCATACTGAAGCACTGAGTGAACTCACCCGTGCCCTGGGAATGGGGGATTACGGGCACTGGGATGAGTCCCAGCGCCAGACCTTTCTGTTAAATGAGCTGCAAAGCCCTCGCCCTCTTCTTCCAAAGGATTGGCAACCTTCCCCCAACGTCAGGGAAGTGATTGATACCTGTAAGGCCATTGCAGAGGAAGGACCGGGAGCACTGGGTCCCTATGTGATATCGATGGCTACTGCGCCTTCGGATGTGTTGGCGGTTGCCCTGTTGCTCAAAGAAAGCGGTGTCAGCTTTGATATGCCCATTGTGCCGCTTTTTGAAACCCTGGATGACCTGGACTCTGCCGCTGACTGTATTGACCACTTGCTTTCCCTGCCCTGGTATCGGGGCTATTGTCATGGTCGGCAAATGGTGATGATTGGTTATTCTGATTCCGCCAAGGACGCTGGCTGGATGTCCGCAGCCTGGGCACAGTATCGGGCCATGGAGTCATTGACAGAGGTATGTCGTCAAAAGAGCATCAAACTGACATTGTTTCATGGCCGTGGTGGCACCATTGGCCGTGGTGGTGGTCCTGCCCATGCGGCAATACTTTCACAGCCACCGGGATCAGTGGATGGCCATTTGAGAGTGACCGAGCAGGGGGAAATGATTCGATTCAAGTTTGGGTTCCCCAGAGTTGCCATCCAAAGCCTGTTTATCTATACCAGTGCGACCCTGGAGGCGACCTTGTTACCGCCACCCGTGCCAAAAGAGCACTGGAGGGAGGTGATGGGGCAGCTCTCAGCCGACTCCCTTGACGTTTATCGGGGTGTGGTGCGTGATGAACCTGACTTTGTTCCTTATTTTCGTGCGGTAACACCCGAGCGTGAGCTGGCTAAATTACCCCTGGGGTCCCGCCCTGCCAAACGTCGTCAGGAGGG encodes:
- the ppc gene encoding phosphoenolpyruvate carboxylase gives rise to the protein MSEKPIASESHVSLRRNVNLLGTLLGNTIKADKDEPFFNKIETIRQLAKAARAGSNDDHNALLKLLKNLSDDELVPVARAFSHFLNLSNIAEQFHSVSRQREENFCVPDHLDELLARLKHQGFSNDQIVESIANLDIEVVLTAHPTEVTRRTVIQKYEQIFKCLKSLESDDLSERERSRLQNRMQQLISQAWHTFEFRSERPTPVDEAKGGFATIEHSLWEAVPRYVRGIDERLREHTGQPLPIDAVPIRFSSWMGGDRDGNPFVTAKVTREVLLLSRWMAADMYLRDLKPLIGELSMNQCSDALRAEVGDCREPYRVILKKLRARLRQTQSWCEQKLEGDSVLGILQNTEALLKPLRLCYDSLHECGLGIIADGPLLDMLRRAHCFGLTLIKLDIRQESERHTEALSELTRALGMGDYGHWDESQRQTFLLNELQSPRPLLPKDWQPSPNVREVIDTCKAIAEEGPGALGPYVISMATAPSDVLAVALLLKESGVSFDMPIVPLFETLDDLDSAADCIDHLLSLPWYRGYCHGRQMVMIGYSDSAKDAGWMSAAWAQYRAMESLTEVCRQKSIKLTLFHGRGGTIGRGGGPAHAAILSQPPGSVDGHLRVTEQGEMIRFKFGFPRVAIQSLFIYTSATLEATLLPPPVPKEHWREVMGQLSADSLDVYRGVVRDEPDFVPYFRAVTPERELAKLPLGSRPAKRRQEGGVESLRAIPWIFAWTQNRLMLPTWLGFGVALDNALKSGRKDILEEMIEQWPFFKARLDMLEMVFMKADPQLVSFYEERLVPDNLKPLGKRLRTMLTNAIEVLINLKGGKELMSGQPQSRDAIALRNPYTDPLNFLQAELLQRVRTQPEDQPCENLEQALMITMAGIAAGMRNTG